In Bacteriovorax stolpii, a single genomic region encodes these proteins:
- a CDS encoding bifunctional metallophosphatase/5'-nucleotidase, producing MLKTSFLALSLGVSLTFSDAHAKLVQILHTNDTHSFLNNTNHDSEVGGSSRLKALIDYYKDAAKKEGISTITLDGGDFLEGNIYYMADKGQKSFNVQNNIGYDAVALGNHDYLMGAQGLDDILKNTDLNFSFLAANVTSSSKYPNIRDKLQAYKELEIDGIKIAILGLTTSDFFFSWTLDGSTIESPYKTAQDYEKILKKRNNDFIIALTHIGVNRDLKLAKKTSNIDLVVGGHSHTTLFEPLYEKNKRDVKVPVVQAGFHTKYLGRIVVDLEKGKPLKVVSYQLVPVKYNGEDQEVKSLVEDADYELDKMYGREWLNENVGYSDLKEEDKSGSRKWAYFIADALREKAGTDLAMHVSSMNGENYPIGNINRRDIMNSIPRVFDMKDTHGWSIYTVKVNGLLLRTLCETLAHFGQPLSFSGMTLEWVKTPFGPKIAKALINGKRINIFKDYTVALTEGIVRGAVEISPKTKVILKNPLKTQFKIWETLEEKIERDIKNINKMTEANHAFFFPDVD from the coding sequence ATGCTTAAAACATCATTTTTAGCTCTTTCTCTAGGGGTCAGTCTAACGTTTAGCGATGCTCATGCAAAATTAGTCCAGATCCTTCACACCAATGACACTCACTCTTTTCTAAATAACACCAATCACGACTCAGAAGTCGGGGGTTCTTCAAGACTAAAAGCGTTGATTGACTACTACAAAGATGCAGCAAAAAAAGAGGGAATATCAACTATCACTCTTGATGGTGGAGATTTCCTGGAAGGAAATATCTATTACATGGCCGACAAAGGTCAAAAGAGTTTTAACGTCCAAAACAATATTGGATACGATGCCGTGGCACTCGGAAATCACGATTACCTGATGGGTGCTCAAGGTTTAGATGACATCTTAAAGAATACCGATTTAAATTTCTCTTTTCTTGCGGCCAACGTGACATCGAGCTCGAAATACCCAAATATTAGAGACAAACTGCAAGCTTATAAAGAACTAGAAATCGATGGAATTAAAATTGCGATTCTTGGTCTGACAACAAGTGATTTTTTCTTTAGCTGGACGCTTGATGGAAGCACGATTGAAAGCCCTTATAAGACGGCTCAAGACTACGAAAAAATCTTAAAGAAAAGAAACAACGACTTCATCATCGCCCTTACTCATATTGGAGTCAACCGCGATCTTAAGCTTGCTAAAAAAACCAGCAATATCGACTTAGTTGTCGGTGGACACTCACACACAACTTTATTTGAACCTCTTTATGAAAAAAACAAAAGAGATGTAAAAGTTCCGGTTGTTCAGGCGGGGTTTCACACAAAATACCTGGGAAGAATCGTCGTTGATTTAGAAAAAGGAAAACCACTAAAAGTGGTTTCCTACCAACTTGTTCCGGTGAAATATAACGGAGAAGACCAGGAAGTGAAATCACTGGTTGAAGACGCTGATTACGAATTAGATAAGATGTACGGTCGCGAATGGCTCAATGAAAATGTAGGGTACTCTGACTTAAAAGAAGAAGATAAATCAGGATCGAGAAAGTGGGCCTATTTTATCGCTGATGCTCTTAGAGAAAAAGCGGGAACAGACCTAGCGATGCATGTCTCTTCAATGAATGGTGAAAACTACCCAATAGGAAACATTAATAGACGCGACATTATGAACTCAATTCCACGAGTGTTTGATATGAAAGACACCCATGGGTGGTCAATTTACACTGTAAAAGTAAACGGGCTTCTTCTTAGAACTCTTTGTGAAACACTGGCGCATTTTGGCCAACCTCTAAGTTTCTCAGGGATGACTCTGGAGTGGGTAAAAACTCCGTTTGGGCCAAAAATTGCCAAGGCCTTAATCAATGGAAAAAGAATTAATATCTTTAAAGACTACACAGTTGCTTTAACTGAAGGGATCGTAAGAGGTGCGGTGGAAATTTCTCCAAAAACAAAAGTGATTTTGAAGAACCCACTAAAAACGCAGTTTAAAATTTGGGAAACATTAGAAGAAAAAATTGAAAGAGATATTAAAAACATCAATAAAATGACGGAAGCTAATCATGCATTTTTCTTCCCTGATGTAGATTAG
- a CDS encoding peptide chain release factor 3 — protein MLSSMNTAPRCTFAIISHPDAGKTTMTEKLLWFGQVIRETGKVKAKDGNYAKSDWMEIEKERGISISSSVMSFPYNERAMHLLDTPGHKDFSEDTYRTLTAVESVLMMIDSAKGVEAQTIKLMEVCRMRDTPIVTFMNKYDREAMDPFALLENVEKILNIQCVPMTWPIGSGVDFKGVYDLRTKQIMSFKDAKDPFNPIIIDAKDLDSKAVIDFVGPKLLETLKEELELVGTLIGDFSIEEFLHGIQTPVFFGSALNNFGVKETLDMISTNSPGPKPREVKLAPFESDSPTQMIDPQSTTEFTGFIFKIQANMDKKHRDRVAFMRVCSGKFTRNQKIYHVRSEKELKIPTPLMFQAQDREITEEAFPGDIIGLHDTGKFQIGDTFTEKSKFMFTGIPNFAPEIFNKVILKDPMKAKQLEKGLQQLSEEGTVQLFTRHTTGEKILGAVGALQFEVVKYRLEDEYNVNADYEGYSFVGVRWLKFENEKDQDKFMANNSSNVVYDHKKRICFSVRSEWDLKLVMEKNPNVHFFKNSDYR, from the coding sequence ATGCTTAGTTCAATGAACACAGCTCCGCGCTGCACATTCGCCATTATTTCCCATCCCGATGCCGGTAAAACGACGATGACTGAAAAGTTGTTGTGGTTTGGTCAAGTTATTCGCGAGACCGGAAAAGTAAAAGCAAAAGACGGCAACTATGCAAAGTCGGACTGGATGGAAATTGAAAAGGAACGTGGGATTTCGATTTCATCTTCTGTCATGAGTTTTCCTTATAACGAAAGAGCAATGCACTTACTGGATACTCCAGGTCACAAAGATTTCTCGGAAGACACTTATAGAACCCTAACAGCTGTTGAATCAGTTCTTATGATGATCGACTCTGCTAAAGGGGTTGAGGCACAGACGATAAAACTTATGGAAGTTTGTCGTATGAGAGATACGCCGATCGTAACGTTCATGAACAAGTACGACCGCGAAGCGATGGACCCATTTGCACTTCTTGAAAACGTAGAGAAGATTTTAAATATCCAGTGCGTGCCTATGACATGGCCAATTGGCTCAGGCGTAGACTTCAAAGGAGTTTACGATCTTCGCACAAAACAAATCATGTCGTTTAAAGACGCCAAAGACCCGTTTAATCCAATCATCATCGACGCCAAGGATTTAGATTCAAAGGCCGTTATTGATTTCGTAGGCCCAAAACTTCTTGAAACACTAAAAGAAGAATTAGAACTAGTCGGCACACTGATTGGGGATTTTAGCATCGAAGAATTCCTTCACGGAATCCAGACGCCGGTATTCTTTGGTTCGGCCCTGAACAACTTCGGAGTCAAAGAAACGCTGGATATGATTTCAACAAACTCGCCAGGGCCTAAACCTCGCGAAGTTAAACTTGCTCCCTTTGAATCAGACTCTCCGACTCAAATGATTGACCCACAATCAACAACTGAATTCACTGGATTTATTTTTAAAATCCAGGCGAACATGGATAAAAAACACCGCGACCGCGTCGCCTTCATGCGCGTGTGTTCAGGGAAATTTACAAGAAACCAAAAAATTTATCACGTCAGAAGCGAGAAGGAATTAAAGATCCCGACTCCACTTATGTTTCAGGCTCAAGATAGAGAGATCACTGAGGAAGCTTTCCCGGGAGACATCATCGGTCTTCACGATACAGGAAAATTCCAGATCGGTGATACGTTTACTGAGAAATCAAAATTCATGTTTACGGGGATCCCTAACTTTGCTCCTGAAATTTTCAACAAAGTTATTCTTAAAGACCCGATGAAAGCAAAACAACTTGAAAAAGGTCTGCAGCAGCTTTCAGAAGAAGGGACTGTTCAGCTCTTTACTCGCCACACGACAGGAGAGAAAATCCTGGGTGCGGTTGGGGCCCTGCAGTTTGAAGTTGTAAAATACCGATTAGAAGACGAATACAATGTTAACGCTGACTATGAAGGATACTCTTTCGTTGGTGTCCGTTGGCTTAAGTTTGAAAACGAAAAAGACCAGGATAAGTTCATGGCCAACAACTCTTCTAACGTTGTCTACGACCACAAAAAACGTATTTGTTTTTCTGTGCGCTCTGAGTGGGACTTAAAACTAGTAATGGAAAAGAACCCGAATGTTCACTTCTTTAAAAACTCGGATTACCGTTAA
- the gcvPB gene encoding aminomethyl-transferring glycine dehydrogenase subunit GcvPB translates to MTTNFKKLPYDPTKLPRELKKYYISSSKEEQGEMLKALGAKELKDLFSHIPDNVKFDKAPFVTEELGYNDLIAHMETLAAKNNLKTCFIGDGLKNYKVQDIVPYVCDLRGLTTAYTPYQPERSQGTLQTLWIYSSTLSMLTGFEAINASFYERSTALYEAIQTATRLVKGSNTALVCESIYPGDIEVLKTQAKETGLNIITVPTDKDTGITNRDTLHKMATDLGEKLACIVFPQVNNYGNLEDVHSLTDLCSELQVQSIALFDPMLLATEGLIQPSEFGSQKQGANMIVGEGQHLAIGPNFGGPGLGIFGIRYNDKNKNDIRQTAGRFVGRARDINGKDALCMVLSTREQHIRREKATSNICSNQSFVASAAGAAILARGEDGMTEAALAGRDYALQMAQILTQHKGVNLAFPSTPFYNEFVLELPVKVKDLQAKASKANIQLGVDVSNRLHVGRNLLLLSFFDVHNDEDLEKLENFFAENFEAEENDEFLPEIPEDFLRKTPVGLPNLEVEEIKSFYKKLADLNVSPDDNIYPLGSCTMKYNPYINDWAAGLKGFTDVHPQAPIEDVQGSLEVLYEIQEMFKSITGLPAVTTQPVAGAQGELVGLKLFQGYHRNNGEADTRNVVLIPRSAHGTNPATATMAGFETKTLDGVQYGIVVIEADNRGHINFEQLKAEVAKYNTRIAGVMVTNPNTSGLFETSFKEMADLIHGVGGLVYMDGANMNAIAGWIDLNKMGVDAVHNNLHKTWTIPHGGGGPGDGIVAVSHRLVDYLPGIQVVKKGNFFDVEKAPKSIGSFHRHVGNFAHKVRAYTYIKALGGNGVRDMSGVAVLAARYLYERLKPIYPSLPENCENETRMHEFILTISKETFDRIEKGGTPKAQAIAKIGKLFLDFGLHAPTVAFPEVYGLMIEPTESYSKAELDRFVEVVKAINGLINETPHVLTTAPHFTPVKKVDEVDANKNLTFMEDLKHLPHLYHNIIEPTVLSNMNIKEICVEIQKAHQKCVEA, encoded by the coding sequence TTTAAAAACTTGTTTCATCGGTGATGGATTAAAAAATTATAAAGTTCAAGACATCGTTCCCTACGTTTGTGACCTTAGAGGCCTGACGACTGCTTATACTCCATACCAACCAGAAAGATCTCAAGGAACTCTGCAAACTCTTTGGATCTACTCTTCAACTCTTTCAATGCTAACAGGGTTTGAAGCGATCAATGCTTCTTTCTACGAAAGATCAACAGCGCTTTATGAAGCAATTCAAACAGCGACAAGACTGGTAAAAGGATCTAACACTGCTTTAGTGTGTGAATCAATTTACCCAGGTGATATCGAAGTCCTAAAAACTCAAGCAAAAGAGACGGGACTAAACATCATCACTGTTCCAACTGATAAAGACACAGGGATCACTAACCGCGACACTCTTCACAAGATGGCCACAGACCTTGGTGAGAAGTTAGCGTGTATCGTCTTTCCTCAAGTCAACAACTACGGAAACCTTGAAGACGTTCATTCGCTTACTGACCTGTGTTCAGAACTTCAGGTTCAATCAATTGCACTTTTTGATCCAATGTTACTGGCAACTGAAGGGCTGATTCAACCATCAGAATTCGGAAGCCAAAAGCAAGGGGCCAATATGATTGTTGGTGAAGGACAACACTTGGCAATCGGTCCAAATTTTGGAGGCCCAGGTCTTGGGATCTTCGGGATTCGTTACAATGACAAAAATAAAAACGACATCAGACAAACAGCAGGTCGCTTCGTAGGAAGGGCCCGCGATATCAATGGTAAAGATGCTCTATGTATGGTTCTTTCAACAAGAGAGCAACACATCCGTCGCGAGAAAGCGACGTCAAACATCTGTTCTAACCAGTCTTTCGTAGCAAGTGCTGCTGGAGCAGCTATCTTAGCTCGCGGTGAAGACGGGATGACGGAAGCAGCTCTAGCTGGACGCGATTACGCTCTTCAAATGGCGCAAATCCTGACTCAGCACAAAGGTGTAAACCTTGCTTTCCCTTCAACTCCTTTCTACAACGAGTTCGTGCTTGAGCTTCCAGTAAAAGTTAAAGACCTTCAAGCAAAAGCTTCTAAGGCCAACATTCAACTTGGTGTTGATGTCTCTAACCGTCTTCACGTCGGCAGAAACCTGCTTCTTCTTTCATTCTTCGATGTGCATAACGATGAAGACTTAGAAAAATTAGAAAACTTCTTTGCAGAAAACTTTGAAGCTGAAGAAAATGACGAATTCCTTCCAGAAATCCCTGAAGACTTCCTGAGAAAAACTCCGGTTGGTCTTCCAAATCTTGAAGTAGAAGAAATTAAGTCTTTCTACAAAAAGCTAGCTGACTTAAACGTAAGTCCGGATGACAACATCTACCCTCTTGGTTCATGTACAATGAAATACAACCCGTACATCAACGACTGGGCCGCTGGACTAAAAGGCTTTACAGACGTTCACCCTCAGGCACCGATTGAAGACGTGCAAGGGTCACTGGAAGTTCTTTATGAAATCCAGGAAATGTTTAAATCAATCACAGGTCTTCCAGCTGTCACAACTCAACCGGTTGCGGGAGCTCAAGGGGAACTTGTAGGTCTAAAACTCTTCCAGGGCTACCATAGAAATAACGGTGAAGCTGACACGAGAAACGTTGTTTTAATCCCAAGATCTGCTCACGGGACAAACCCGGCAACTGCGACAATGGCAGGGTTTGAAACAAAAACTCTCGATGGTGTTCAATACGGTATCGTGGTCATCGAAGCAGACAACCGCGGTCACATCAACTTCGAACAACTAAAAGCGGAAGTAGCAAAATACAATACTCGCATCGCAGGTGTGATGGTGACAAACCCAAATACATCAGGGTTATTTGAAACATCATTTAAAGAGATGGCCGATTTAATCCACGGAGTTGGTGGTCTGGTTTATATGGATGGCGCGAACATGAACGCCATTGCTGGATGGATCGATCTTAACAAAATGGGTGTCGATGCTGTTCACAACAACCTCCATAAAACGTGGACAATCCCTCACGGAGGTGGTGGACCGGGAGACGGAATTGTTGCCGTTTCTCACCGTCTAGTTGATTACCTTCCAGGTATTCAGGTTGTGAAAAAAGGAAACTTCTTTGATGTGGAAAAAGCTCCAAAATCAATTGGTTCTTTCCACCGTCACGTCGGAAACTTCGCTCACAAAGTGCGCGCTTACACTTACATCAAAGCTCTTGGTGGAAACGGTGTTCGCGATATGTCTGGTGTAGCGGTTCTTGCTGCCCGCTACTTATACGAAAGACTAAAGCCAATCTACCCTTCACTTCCAGAAAACTGTGAAAATGAAACTCGTATGCATGAGTTTATCTTAACGATCTCAAAAGAGACTTTTGATAGAATCGAAAAAGGTGGAACTCCAAAAGCTCAGGCCATCGCTAAAATCGGAAAGCTCTTCTTAGACTTCGGTCTTCACGCTCCGACGGTTGCTTTCCCTGAAGTGTACGGATTAATGATTGAGCCGACAGAGTCTTATTCAAAAGCTGAGCTTGACCGTTTCGTAGAAGTTGTGAAGGCCATCAATGGTCTAATCAATGAAACTCCACACGTGTTAACAACGGCCCCTCACTTTACTCCGGTAAAGAAAGTAGACGAAGTAGACGCCAATAAGAATTTAACATTTATGGAAGATTTAAAGCACCTTCCTCACCTCTACCACAACATCATTGAGCCGACTGTTCTATCGAACATGAACATCAAAGAAATCTGTGTGGAAATTCAAAAAGCACACCAAAAGTGTGTTGAAGCTTAA